Proteins from one Ptychodera flava strain L36383 unplaced genomic scaffold, AS_Pfla_20210202 Scaffold_58__1_contigs__length_828623_pilon, whole genome shotgun sequence genomic window:
- the LOC139128539 gene encoding zinc finger protein 432-like — MRTHTKEKPFICKVCGKGFTSSGDLKVHMRTHTKEKSFICKVCGKGFSRSGILKVHMRTHTNEKPFVCKVCGNDFARCGDLKIHMRTHTEEKPFVCKVCGKGFTSSGGLKGHMRTHTNEKPFVCKGAEMEKPFICKVCGKRFAQSGSLKVHMRTHTNEKPFVCKVCGNGFARSGHLKVHMRTHTQEKPFVCKVCGKGFAQSGSLTSHIRTHANEKPFVCKVCGKGFVRSGDLKIHTRTHTKEKPFICKVCGKGFTSSGDLKVHMRTHTKEKPFICKVCGNGFARCGDLKIHLRTHTEEKPFVCKVCGKGFTSSGDLEVHMRTHTKEKPFICKVCGKGFSRC; from the exons atgaggacacatacgaaggaaaagccatttatctgcaaagtgtgtggaaagggttttaCATCGAGTGGAgacctaaaagttcacatgaggacacatacaaaggaaaagtcatttatctgcaaagtgtgtgggaaagGTTTTTCACGGAGTGGaattctaaaagttcacatgaggacacatacaaatgaaaagccatttgtctgcaaagtgtgcggAAATGATTTTGCACGCTGTGGAGACCTAAAaattcacatgaggacacatacagaggaaaagccatttgtctgcaaagtgtgtggaaagggttttaCATCGAGTGGAGGACTAAAAggtcacatgaggacacatacaaatgaaaagccatttgtctgcaaaggtGCGGAAATG gaaaagccatttatcTGCAAAGTTTGTGGAAAGCGTTTTGCACAGAGTGGAtcactaaaagttcacatgaggacacatacaaatgaaaagccatttgtctgcaaagtgtgcggAAATGGTTTTGCACGCAGTGGAcacctaaaagttcacatgaggacacacacacaggaaaagccatttgtctgcaaagtgtgcggAAAGGGTTTTGCACAGAGTGGAAGTCTGACAtctcacatcaggacacatgcaaatgaaaagccatttgtctgcaaagtgtgtgggaagggttttgtTCGCAGTGGAGACCTAAAAATTCACACGAGGACACATACgaaggaaaagccatttatctgcaaagtgtgtggaaagggttttaCATCGAGTGGAgacctaaaagttcacatgaggacacatacgaaggaaaagccatttatcTGCAAAGTGTGCGGAAATGGTTTTGCACGCTGTGGAGACCTAAAAATTCACTTGAGGACACATACagaggaaaagccatttgtctgcaaagtgtgtggaaagggttttaCATCGAGTGGAGACCTagaagttcacatgaggacacatacaaaggaaaagccatttatctgcaaagtgtgtgggaaagGTTTTTCACGTTGTTGa